A section of the Amblyomma americanum isolate KBUSLIRL-KWMA chromosome 2, ASM5285725v1, whole genome shotgun sequence genome encodes:
- the LOC144119158 gene encoding receptor expression-enhancing protein 5-like, which translates to MAEMQQELSAVLRERSLLSGVLDKVEAVTRIKREVLVYVVAVLVVFLYVLNLAGPAVTHFITTAWPVLGSLRAMDRQSVELQEKWLGYWILYAIANSFEWLFVRLQRRIKRIYLLKLLVLVVCALPHPQCPARLIYARYLRHRVWYETGAVSSISAMASSAVEHISSAVSKATNGGQESPARKKPAAHKEAPPPPPKKSAAVGKKGK; encoded by the exons ATGGCCGAGATGCAGCAGGAACTGAGCGCGGTGCTCCGCGAGAGGAGCCTGCTGTCGGGCGTATTGGACAAGGTTGAGGCCGTCACCAGGATCAAGAGGGAAGTGCTCGTCTACG TGGTGGCTGTCCTTGTGGTCTTCCTCTACGTGCTGAATCTGGCCGGGCCGGCCGTGACGCACTTCATCACCACCGCGTGGCCCGTACTCGGCAG CCTCCGAGCCATGGACAGGCAGTCGGTCGAACTGCAGGAGAAGTGGCTCGGATACTGGATACTGTACGCCATTGCCAACAGCTTCGAGTGGCTGTTCGTCCGACTTCAGAGAAGGATAAAGAGGATATACCTTCTCAAG TTGCTGGTGCTGGTGGTGTGCGCCCTGCCGCACCCGCAGTGCCCCGCCCGGCTGATCTACGCCCGCTATCTGCGCCACCGCGTGTGGTACGAGACCGGAGCCGTCTCGAGCATCTCGGCGATGGCCTCGAGCGCTGTGGAGCACATTTCGTCGGCCGTGTCCAAGGCGACCAATGGCGGCCAAGAGTCGCCCGCCAGGAAGAAGCCCGCGGCCCACAAGGAGGCGCCACCGCCGCCCCCCAAGAAGTCCGCTGCTGTCGGCAAGAAAGG CAAATAA